One genomic region from Actinocatenispora thailandica encodes:
- a CDS encoding ABC transporter substrate-binding protein, giving the protein MRIGRGVAALGAVVLAAGLTGACSKNTGTDAKPDASRTYHATISTDPKDSLGPAPAVPGATSGGTVHILQEKDYEHLDPQRTYVSNAGIIEQLFTRTLTAFTPSGRNAKLVGDLATNPGTDVHGDCRVWRYTIKKGMRYEDGSAITAADVAHGIARSFSPELSEGPHYIQQWLTGKQVYNADYRGPYDGGQALPPNLTVSGDTLTFHFPQSHCDLPYAAAMAETVPVPASKDTGTKYDRHPFSSGPYKIESYQRDSKLVLVRNRYWDAKTDPVRHDYPDTIEVDLGASDVEQTNRLVADNGTDRTALSTAQVPQSLIPEVQKNPAAMKRSLTGSNGFTFYFAINCERITDPTVRKAMSYAVDRGAIVQVLGGPRAARPATTLLSPTVAGWQNFDAFPAGAHGNLAKAKKLLNGRHPTLTYAYANSAVNQREAPLVQQMFQRAGFKVVLRALDATSYNTALGKHPKYDFYQTGWGADWPSGAATIPVLFDGRSIRPNGNNDTAYFEQPSIDKHIDELNQLPAAKAGPRWSALEKQMISSYAPVVPLYYQQSFLLHGSKIGGALLSSTGAESFLNLYVRR; this is encoded by the coding sequence ATGCGGATCGGACGAGGCGTCGCCGCCCTGGGCGCCGTCGTGCTGGCGGCGGGGCTGACCGGCGCCTGCAGCAAGAACACCGGTACCGACGCGAAACCGGACGCGTCGCGCACCTACCACGCCACCATCTCCACCGACCCGAAAGACTCCCTCGGGCCGGCGCCGGCGGTCCCCGGCGCCACCTCCGGCGGCACCGTGCACATCCTGCAGGAGAAGGACTACGAGCACCTGGACCCGCAGCGCACCTACGTGTCCAACGCCGGCATCATCGAGCAGCTGTTCACCCGCACGCTGACCGCCTTCACCCCCAGCGGCAGGAACGCCAAGCTGGTCGGCGACCTCGCCACCAACCCCGGCACCGACGTGCACGGCGACTGCCGGGTCTGGCGGTACACGATCAAGAAGGGCATGCGGTACGAGGACGGGTCGGCGATCACCGCCGCCGACGTGGCACACGGCATCGCCCGGTCGTTCTCGCCCGAGCTGTCCGAGGGGCCGCACTACATCCAGCAGTGGCTGACCGGCAAGCAGGTCTACAACGCCGACTACCGGGGGCCGTACGACGGTGGGCAGGCGCTGCCGCCCAACCTGACCGTCTCCGGCGACACCCTGACGTTCCACTTCCCGCAGTCGCACTGCGACCTGCCGTACGCCGCGGCGATGGCCGAGACCGTGCCGGTACCGGCGAGCAAGGACACCGGCACGAAGTACGACCGGCATCCGTTCTCGTCCGGGCCGTACAAGATCGAAAGCTACCAGCGGGACAGCAAGCTGGTGCTGGTGCGCAACAGGTACTGGGACGCGAAGACCGACCCGGTGCGGCACGACTACCCGGACACGATCGAGGTCGATCTGGGTGCGAGCGACGTCGAGCAGACCAACCGGCTGGTCGCCGACAACGGCACCGACCGGACCGCGCTGTCGACCGCGCAGGTGCCGCAGTCGCTGATCCCCGAGGTGCAGAAGAACCCCGCGGCGATGAAGCGATCGCTGACCGGCTCCAACGGCTTCACCTTCTACTTCGCGATCAACTGCGAGCGGATCACCGACCCCACCGTGCGCAAGGCCATGTCGTACGCGGTGGACCGGGGCGCGATCGTGCAGGTACTCGGCGGGCCGCGGGCGGCGCGGCCGGCGACCACGCTGCTGTCGCCGACGGTCGCCGGCTGGCAGAATTTCGACGCGTTCCCGGCCGGCGCGCACGGCAACCTGGCGAAGGCGAAGAAGCTGCTGAACGGCCGCCACCCCACCCTCACGTACGCCTACGCGAACAGCGCGGTCAACCAGCGGGAGGCGCCGCTGGTGCAGCAGATGTTCCAGCGGGCCGGGTTCAAGGTCGTGTTGCGAGCGCTGGATGCCACCAGCTACAACACCGCGCTCGGCAAGCACCCGAAGTACGACTTCTACCAGACCGGGTGGGGTGCGGACTGGCCGTCGGGAGCGGCGACGATCCCGGTGCTGTTCGACGGCCGCTCCATCCGGCCCAACGGAAACAACGACACCGCCTACTTCGAGCAGCCGTCCATCGACAAGCACATCGACGAGCTGAACCAGCTGCCCGCGGCGAAGGCGGGGCCGCGGTGGTCGGCGCTGGAGAAGCAGATGATCTCCAGCTACGCCCCGGTCGTCCCGCTGTACTACCAGCAGTCGTTCCTGTTGCACGGCTCGAAGATCGGCGGCGCGTTGCTGTCCTCCACCGGCGCCGAGTCGTTCCTGAACCTCTACGTCCGGCGGTGA